One segment of Antennarius striatus isolate MH-2024 chromosome 5, ASM4005453v1, whole genome shotgun sequence DNA contains the following:
- the LOC137595956 gene encoding inositol hexakisphosphate kinase 2-like, producing the protein MGPAVEDQAQKAMDAEQKHQLQHQQRYMEKGVMLEPFVHQVGGHSCVLRFGEQTICKPLIPREHQFYKTLPSAMRTFTPQYRGVVSVSFEEDDEGNICLFAYPLQNDPSADLENKDPLADCEPKSEMLKWGKQMASSLLVESENYSKDGRSRHSIKDKDKSIHKLQDDVELEWLRQTEVLYYRLDRSHSNAIPQLKYNPWSLKCQQQHLQKMKENAKHRNQYKFILLENLTWRHMMPCVLDLKMGTQQHGDDATEEKKAVKIRKCQQSTASSIGVCLSGMQVYRSDTGQLMFMSKFHGRRLSLPDFKEALFQFFHSGRRLRRELLSPVLRRLRDMQAALEACESYRFYSSSLLIIYDGASQRKRARQHTEDGLSEEDDEEEEEGVEAEPEMEEEEEVEGALGFPHNPSTSSDGSGCSGSSDVSQARLSLSDPHSPAVDVRMIDFAHTTCRHFQGDSVVYEGLDSGYLFGLQNLITIISELESHSTD; encoded by the exons ATGGGTCCGGCTGTGGAGGATCAGGCGCAGAAGGCCATGGATGCAGAGCAAAAGCACCAGCTGCAGCACCAGCAGCGCTACATGGAGAAAGGGGTGATGCTTGAGCCCTTCGTGCACCAGGTGGGGGGGCATAGCTGTGTCCTGCGCTTCGGGGAACAGACCATCTGCAAGCCCCTCATCCCCCGCGAACACCAGTTCTACAAGACTCTGCCATCTGCAATGAGGACGTTCACCCCTCAGTACAGAG GTGTCGTGTCTGTGAGCTTCGAGGAGGATGACGAAGGAAACATATGCCTCTTCGCTTACCCCCTCCAGAATGACCCCTCCGCAGATCTGGAGAACAAGGACCCCTTAGCTGACTGCGAACCCAAAAGTGAGATGCTCAAGTGGGGGAAACAGATGGCATCCTCGCTGCTTGTGGAGAGTGAAAATTACAGCAAAGATGGACGAAGCCGCCACTCCATTAAAGACAAGGACAAGAG CATTCACAAGCTGCAGGACGATGTGGAGCTGGAATGGCTGAGGCAGACTGAGGTCCTCTACTACAGACTGGACCGCAGCCACAGTAACGCTATCCCACAGCTCAAGTACAACCCTTGGAGCCTCAAGTGTCAGCAACAGCACCtgcagaagatgaaggagaacgCCAAGCACCGTAACCAGTATA AATTTATCTTACTGGAGAACCTCACATGGCGGCACATGATGCCATGCGTGTTGGACCTGAAGATGGGTACGCAACAGCATGGAGACGATGCCACGGAGGAGAAGAAGGCCGTGAAGATCCGCAAGTGTCAGCAGAGTACGGCGTCGTCGATAGGAGTCTGCCTGTCCGGCATGCAG GTGTACCGCTCCGACACAGGCCAGCTGATGTTCATGAGTAAGTTCCACGGCCGCAGGCTGTCCCTTCCAGACTTCAAGGAGGCCTTGTTCCAGTTCTTTCACAGCGGGCGCCGCCTGCGACGCGAGCTCCTCTCCCCGGTCCTGCGCAGACTCAGAGACATGCAAGCTGCTCTGGAAGCCTGTGAATCCTACCGCTTTTATTCCAGCTCTCTGCTCATCATCTACGATGGAGCGTCCCAACGAAAACGCGCGCGCCAACACACCGAGGATGGCCTCTCTGAGGAAgatgacgaagaggaggaggagggggtggaggccGAGCCAgaaatggaggaagaggaggaagtagaGGGTGCGCTGGGTTTCCCTCACAACCCCTCCACGTCCAGCGACGGCAGCGGCTGCAGTGGGAGTTCAGATGTCAGCCAGGCTCGCCTGTCCCTCTCGGACCCCCACAGCCCAGCGGTGGATGTGAGGATGATTGACTTTGCTCACACCACATGCAGACATTTTCAGGGGGACAGCGTGGTGTACGAGGGGCTGGACAGTGGCTACCTCTTTGGCCTCCAGAACCTGATCACCATCATCTCTGAGCTGGAGAGCCACAGCACAGACTGA